One part of the Maridesulfovibrio bastinii DSM 16055 genome encodes these proteins:
- the nhaB gene encoding sodium/proton antiporter NhaB, which produces MPRTVAQALQKNLLGNSPEWYKLTIIGFLILNPILMELAGPFITGWVLIGEFIFTLAMALKCYPLPAGGLLAVEAVALGMTSPDTVYNETLHNFPVILLLMFMVAGIYFMKDMLQYAFTKLLIKVRSKIALSLIFCFAGAFLSAFLDALTVTAVIIAVAYGFYGIYHRFASSGSCSVNDDTQLKIECHDHLNEFRGFLRNLLMHGAVGTALGGVCTLVGEPQNLLIGHVMQWHFVEFFIKVAPVSIPVLFIGLLTCVLLEITGIFGYGFKLPEGVRLILENEDKKNDEEMTYKHKAALLIQALAAIFLVIALALHLAEVGLIGLTIIVVLTALNGVTEEHRIGHAFEEALPFTALLVVFFSIVAVIHDQHLFAPIIDYVLHLEGKIQLAAYYAANGLLSMISDNVFVATVYISETQAAFTHGIISKEQFDLLAVAINTGTNIPSVATPNGQAAFLFLLTSAIAPLIRLSYGEMVKMAFPYTVTMSLTGLAAVWWIL; this is translated from the coding sequence GTGCCTAGGACCGTAGCACAAGCCCTCCAGAAAAACCTGCTTGGCAACTCACCTGAATGGTATAAGTTGACCATAATCGGGTTTCTCATCTTAAATCCCATCCTGATGGAACTGGCAGGACCATTCATCACCGGATGGGTTTTAATCGGTGAATTTATTTTCACTCTGGCCATGGCCCTTAAATGTTATCCGCTCCCTGCCGGTGGGCTGCTTGCTGTCGAAGCAGTAGCCCTCGGCATGACCAGCCCCGATACAGTTTACAATGAGACACTGCACAATTTCCCGGTAATTCTGCTTCTGATGTTCATGGTGGCCGGAATTTACTTCATGAAAGACATGCTGCAGTACGCTTTCACCAAGCTTCTGATAAAAGTAAGGTCAAAAATTGCACTGTCTCTGATATTCTGCTTTGCTGGAGCATTTCTTTCCGCATTTCTGGATGCCCTTACCGTAACTGCGGTTATAATCGCTGTGGCCTACGGGTTTTATGGCATCTATCACCGTTTTGCGTCTTCCGGTTCATGCTCTGTCAACGATGACACCCAGCTCAAAATAGAATGTCACGATCATCTGAATGAATTCAGAGGATTTTTGAGAAATCTACTGATGCACGGTGCGGTCGGAACAGCTCTCGGTGGAGTATGCACGCTGGTAGGTGAACCGCAGAATCTGCTGATCGGGCACGTCATGCAATGGCACTTTGTGGAATTTTTCATAAAAGTTGCCCCGGTATCCATACCGGTTCTTTTTATAGGTCTGCTGACCTGTGTCCTTCTGGAAATAACAGGAATCTTCGGTTACGGATTCAAACTTCCCGAAGGAGTGCGCCTGATCCTTGAAAATGAGGACAAGAAAAATGATGAAGAGATGACCTACAAGCACAAAGCGGCATTGCTGATTCAGGCACTGGCAGCAATCTTCCTTGTAATCGCTCTGGCCCTTCATCTTGCAGAAGTAGGACTCATCGGGCTGACCATCATTGTAGTGCTTACCGCCCTTAACGGAGTTACGGAAGAACACCGCATCGGACATGCATTTGAGGAAGCCCTGCCTTTTACCGCACTGCTGGTGGTTTTCTTCTCAATTGTAGCAGTTATCCATGATCAGCACCTTTTCGCTCCGATCATTGACTACGTATTGCACCTTGAAGGAAAAATTCAGCTGGCCGCTTATTACGCTGCCAACGGACTTCTTTCCATGATTTCAGACAACGTATTTGTTGCCACGGTTTACATTTCGGAAACACAGGCAGCCTTTACCCATGGCATCATCAGCAAGGAACAGTTCGACCTGCTCGCAGTTGCCATCAATACCGGAACCAATATTCCAAGTGTTGCGACTCCAAACGGACAGGCTGCATTTCTGTTCCTGTTAACTTCAGCCATAGCTCCGCTTATCAGGCTTTCTTACGGAGAAATGGTCAAGATGGCTTTCCCTTATACAGTTACGATGAGTCTGACTGGACTTGCGGCTGTATGGTGGATTCTGTAG